GGGCGCGGGTTCGCTCATAGGCGCCGCGGGCCTCGCCTACAAGGTGGGCATTTCGGCTATGTGGATGGACATAGGCGGGATACTCGCCATTGTAGCACTCGCCTTTATAGCTGGACGCATCAGGCGCTTTGAGGGCCTCACGACGCCGGAGATACTCGGCGTCCGCTTCAACGGAACGACGCGCCTCATAGCCGCTCTTATAATCATCGCGGCTGAGACGGCCATCGTAGGCTACCAAATTCGCGCCGGCGCCTACGTGCTGAACCTCATAGCCGGAGTGCCGACCGGCACAGGCATGTTCATCACCGCCGCATTTATCATCGGCTACACAATGTTTGCGGGAATGCTTTCCGTAGCCTACACAGACCTTATTCAAGGAATCACCATCATCGTGGCTCTGCTCGTCGGGCTTCCGTTCGTCATTGACGCGGCCGGCGGCATCTCCGGCATCGTGGCCGCTCTGCCTCCCGAAAAGCTGAGCTTCCTCGGCAGCTCCTTCAAAGATGCGATGAAGGTGCTATTCCCCACCTTCTGCCTAGTTTTCGTAATGCAGCCCATCTGGCAGCGCATCTTCTCCTGCCGTGACGAGGCGAGCTGCAAAAAGGCGGTATTCGCAAGCGTGCCCGCGCTCATATTCCTCGTCTCAGTGCTTGCCTTCACCGCCACCATCGGTGCGATCGTCCTTCCGAACCTTGAAGACGGCGGCACCGTCATCATTGCGCTCGGCACGCACGCAATGCCCACCGCGGTTGGGGTGCTGCTCCTCTGCGCCGCAGTTGCAATCATCGTGTCTACGGGAGACTCAATGCTGCTTTCCGCCGCCTCAAATATCATAAACGACATCTACCTCCAGCATATAAACCCGAATGCCGACGAAAAGAGGATAGTCCTCTACACGCGCCTCGTAGTGCTGACGCTTGGAATAATCGCGCTCGTCCAGATACAGTTCTTTCCGTCGATACTGGCGATGGTCATCTACGCCTACACGATGGAG
The sequence above is drawn from the Cloacibacillus sp. genome and encodes:
- a CDS encoding sodium:solute symporter family protein, yielding MFLAAIMIYLLALLAIGAWFSRRVKDSKSFLVADRALPWYVSTGTIVATFMGAGSLIGAAGLAYKVGISAMWMDIGGILAIVALAFIAGRIRRFEGLTTPEILGVRFNGTTRLIAALIIIAAETAIVGYQIRAGAYVLNLIAGVPTGTGMFITAAFIIGYTMFAGMLSVAYTDLIQGITIIVALLVGLPFVIDAAGGISGIVAALPPEKLSFLGSSFKDAMKVLFPTFCLVFVMQPIWQRIFSCRDEASCKKAVFASVPALIFLVSVLAFTATIGAIVLPNLEDGGTVIIALGTHAMPTAVGVLLLCAAVAIIVSTGDSMLLSAASNIINDIYLQHINPNADEKRIVLYTRLVVLTLGIIALVQIQFFPSILAMVIYAYTMEGGLAPALLAAFYWKRATAAGGLVCVLAAGVTTVAWEFMGMPFGIATSFITIIVSTALLIIVSYMTPPPNDNQLANFK